In one window of Kitasatospora sp. MMS16-BH015 DNA:
- a CDS encoding aldo/keto reductase, with product MRTTTLGADGPEIGVIGLGCMGMTWAYDPNGRNDPASVEVLRGALDLGVTLIDTSDIYGPYDNEELVGQGLAGPYRERAVLATKVGLVPGTGEVRVGNDGRPEHVRAAIDASLRRLGTEYVDLYQLHRVDPKVPIEETWGALAEAVQAGKARAIGLSEVTVEQIERARAVHPVASVQNELSLWTRDSLAEVLPYTEEHGIAFLPFSPLGRGFLTGRYASAAELPSDDWRSTLPRFQEEAFQANLAIVAKVREIGERLGATPAQVALAWVLAQGRYVVPIPGTKTPKYLAENAAAAELTLSSADLAELDALPAPVGGRY from the coding sequence ATGCGTACCACCACACTCGGCGCGGACGGGCCGGAGATCGGGGTCATCGGGCTCGGCTGCATGGGGATGACCTGGGCGTACGACCCGAACGGGCGCAACGACCCCGCTTCGGTCGAGGTGCTGCGCGGCGCGCTCGACCTCGGGGTCACCCTGATCGACACCTCGGACATCTACGGGCCCTACGACAACGAGGAGTTGGTCGGCCAGGGGCTCGCCGGGCCGTACCGGGAGCGGGCCGTGCTCGCGACCAAGGTGGGCCTGGTGCCGGGCACCGGCGAGGTCCGGGTCGGCAACGATGGGCGGCCCGAGCACGTGCGGGCGGCGATCGACGCGAGCCTGCGCCGGCTCGGCACCGAGTACGTCGACCTCTACCAGCTGCACCGGGTCGACCCGAAGGTGCCGATCGAGGAGACCTGGGGCGCGCTGGCCGAGGCCGTCCAGGCGGGCAAGGCGCGGGCGATCGGGCTCTCCGAGGTGACGGTGGAGCAGATCGAGCGGGCCCGGGCCGTCCACCCGGTGGCCTCGGTGCAGAACGAACTCTCGCTCTGGACCCGGGATTCGCTGGCCGAGGTGCTGCCCTACACCGAGGAGCACGGCATCGCCTTCCTGCCGTTCTCCCCGCTCGGCCGGGGCTTCCTGACCGGGCGGTACGCCTCGGCGGCCGAACTGCCCTCCGACGACTGGCGGTCCACGCTGCCGCGGTTCCAGGAGGAGGCGTTCCAGGCCAACTTGGCGATCGTGGCCAAGGTGCGGGAGATCGGTGAGCGGCTGGGCGCGACCCCGGCCCAGGTGGCGCTCGCCTGGGTGCTGGCGCAGGGGCGGTACGTGGTGCCGATCCCGGGCACCAAGACGCCCAAGTACCTGGCGGAGAACGCGGCGGCGGCCGAACTCACGCTCTCGTCGGCCGACTTGGCCGAGCTGGACGCCCTGCCGGCGCCGGTCGGCGGCCGGTACTGA
- a CDS encoding RNA polymerase sigma factor: METTTRARIRAGDAVAYGQLFEEHAQAVHRHALRMTGEWAVAEDVVSLTFLEAWRLRAKVDPEGESLRPWLLGIATNVIRNTRRAARRHREAMAKLPPRESLPDIAVELTARMADAEQLAAAKAALARLKPAEREVFALCVWEGLDHAAVAEALGKPVGTIRSRLSRARARLRDLTEKELAAARATRGAALAPEAGPSPEERLQRPGAHGQVTDDRTVAVRPTKETIR; this comes from the coding sequence GTGGAGACAACGACAAGAGCCCGGATCCGGGCCGGCGACGCGGTGGCCTACGGGCAGCTCTTCGAGGAGCACGCCCAGGCCGTGCACCGGCACGCGCTGCGGATGACCGGTGAGTGGGCGGTGGCCGAGGACGTGGTCTCGCTGACCTTCCTGGAGGCCTGGCGGCTGCGCGCCAAGGTCGATCCGGAGGGAGAGAGCCTGCGGCCCTGGCTGCTCGGCATCGCGACCAACGTCATCCGCAACACCCGCCGGGCGGCCCGCCGTCACCGGGAGGCGATGGCCAAGCTGCCGCCGCGCGAGAGCCTGCCGGACATCGCGGTGGAGTTGACCGCGCGGATGGCCGATGCGGAGCAACTCGCCGCTGCCAAGGCCGCGTTGGCGCGGTTGAAGCCGGCCGAGCGGGAGGTCTTCGCGCTCTGCGTCTGGGAGGGGCTGGACCACGCGGCGGTGGCCGAGGCGCTCGGCAAGCCGGTCGGCACCATCCGCTCGCGGCTCTCCCGGGCCCGCGCCCGGCTGCGCGACCTCACCGAGAAGGAGCTCGCGGCGGCCCGTGCCACCAGGGGCGCGGCCCTCGCCCCCGAGGCGGGACCGAGCCCGGAAGAAAGACTGCAACGCCCCGGCGCCCACGGACAGGTAACTGATGACCGCACAGTCGCGGTCCGGCCGACCAAGGAGACGATCCGATGA
- a CDS encoding aldo/keto reductase, giving the protein MTTPTPLPRRIGELAVGPIGLGAMPLSVEGRPDEAQAIATVHAALDAGVRLIDTADSFHWHAEELGHNERLIARALAAYGSGAREVLVATKGGRGRPGDGSWTVDGRPSHLRRAAQASAARLGVEAIDLYQLHKPDPAVPFAESVGALLELAEVGTIRAVGLSNVDGAQIRTAHALLGPRLVSVQNRYSPAHRASRDTLDLCTELGLAFLPWSPLGGISPSAVEDPGAAAPPADTPFHTVARARGVSPQQVCLAWHLAQSPVVIPIPGARRPASARDSAAAAGLVLDSTELAALG; this is encoded by the coding sequence ATGACCACCCCGACTCCCCTCCCCCGCCGCATCGGTGAGCTCGCCGTCGGCCCGATCGGCCTCGGCGCGATGCCGCTCTCCGTGGAGGGCCGCCCGGACGAGGCACAGGCGATCGCCACCGTCCACGCCGCGCTCGACGCGGGCGTGCGGCTGATCGACACCGCCGACTCCTTCCACTGGCACGCCGAGGAACTCGGCCACAACGAAAGGCTGATCGCCCGCGCACTGGCCGCCTACGGCAGCGGCGCGCGGGAGGTACTGGTGGCCACCAAGGGCGGCCGGGGCCGTCCCGGCGACGGGTCCTGGACGGTGGACGGCCGTCCGTCCCACCTGCGCCGGGCGGCCCAGGCCTCGGCCGCCCGCCTCGGGGTCGAGGCGATCGACCTCTACCAGCTGCACAAGCCGGACCCGGCCGTCCCCTTCGCCGAATCCGTCGGCGCGCTGCTCGAACTGGCCGAGGTCGGCACCATCCGGGCGGTGGGCCTCTCCAACGTGGACGGCGCGCAGATCCGGACGGCCCACGCGCTGCTCGGCCCCCGGCTGGTCTCGGTCCAGAACCGCTACTCCCCCGCCCACCGGGCCAGCCGGGACACGCTCGACCTGTGCACCGAACTCGGCCTGGCCTTCCTCCCCTGGAGCCCGCTCGGCGGCATCTCGCCGAGCGCCGTGGAAGACCCGGGCGCCGCCGCGCCACCCGCCGACACCCCGTTCCACACCGTGGCCCGCGCCCGCGGCGTCAGCCCCCAGCAGGTCTGCCTCGCCTGGCACCTGGCCCAGTCACCCGTGGTGATCCCGATCCCTGGCGCCCGCCGGCCGGCCTCCGCGCGGGATTCGGCAGCGGCCGCCGGGCTCGTCCTCGACAGCACGGAACTGGCCGCGCTGGGCTGA
- a CDS encoding LysR family transcriptional regulator, which produces MIDVQRLAVLREVARRGSFNQAALALRCTPSAVSQQVAALERSLGAPVVERSTRGVTLTDAGRLLVEAAEAIAAELADTQQRVTRLTAERTALTVATFASGGRRLLPGALAAFVAAHPEVELTILEAEPEESLPAVREGRADLALAYHLDGPPPARPGDRSGLDWTPLGEDPLRVVLPNGHPAAGRAEPLHLAELADQRWILGCHKSAGQLARHGALVGVELRISCTATDYAFAQALVGAGVGIALIPEIGLTGDPELAVRPLAEPAPRRHLGLALARRRRGRAARLAEELANGLAIGLENGLVSDLG; this is translated from the coding sequence GTGATCGACGTCCAGCGGCTCGCGGTGCTCCGCGAGGTGGCGCGCCGGGGCAGCTTCAACCAGGCCGCGCTCGCCCTGCGCTGCACGCCTTCGGCCGTCTCGCAGCAGGTGGCCGCGCTGGAGCGGAGCCTGGGTGCGCCGGTGGTCGAGCGGTCCACCCGGGGGGTCACGCTGACCGATGCGGGGCGGCTGCTGGTGGAGGCGGCCGAGGCGATCGCCGCCGAACTCGCCGACACCCAGCAGCGGGTGACCCGGCTGACGGCCGAGCGGACGGCGCTCACCGTGGCCACCTTCGCCAGCGGCGGCCGGCGGCTGCTGCCCGGGGCACTGGCCGCCTTCGTGGCCGCGCACCCGGAGGTGGAGCTGACCATCCTGGAGGCGGAGCCCGAGGAGAGCCTGCCCGCCGTCCGGGAGGGCCGGGCCGACCTCGCGCTGGCCTACCACCTGGACGGCCCGCCGCCCGCCCGGCCCGGCGACCGCTCGGGCCTGGACTGGACGCCGCTGGGGGAGGACCCGCTGCGGGTGGTGCTGCCGAACGGGCACCCCGCCGCGGGCCGGGCGGAGCCGCTGCACCTGGCCGAACTCGCCGACCAGCGCTGGATCCTGGGCTGCCACAAGTCGGCCGGGCAGCTGGCCCGGCACGGCGCCCTGGTCGGGGTCGAGCTGCGGATCTCCTGCACGGCCACCGACTACGCCTTCGCCCAGGCCCTGGTCGGCGCCGGGGTCGGCATCGCGCTGATCCCCGAGATCGGCCTGACCGGCGACCCGGAGCTGGCCGTCCGCCCGCTGGCCGAGCCGGCCCCGCGCCGCCACCTCGGCCTGGCCCTGGCCCGCCGCCGGCGCGGCCGGGCGGCCCGCCTGGCCGAAGAACTGGCGAACGGGCTGGCGATCGGGCTGGAGAACGGTCTGGTCAGCGACCTCGGGTAG
- a CDS encoding NAD-dependent epimerase/dehydratase family protein — translation MDVCVIGGSRYFGRRLIELLRDAGAAVTVINRGSTPAPPGVTHLRSDRNDEAALRAALGDRRFDVVIDQVCYTPVQAAIAARVFAGRTPRYLLTSTVEVYAELGRPGGPALPESAFDPTTWPVDLELPWSDPEFCGDHYGEGKRQAEALLTRLAPFELVTVRTAHVLGGADFTGRLAHYVERIGQGHPVAVHPEPQPATFVHAPEIAAFLAWAATAAFTGPVNAASPDPLDARELSTVVGRVLGAEPRLTVPPTPPSDPTPTSASTATPASASASADEELSPFSFEHCYAMDTTRAAELGFTFTPAATWLPLAVRELHA, via the coding sequence ATGGACGTGTGCGTGATCGGCGGCAGCCGCTACTTCGGACGACGGCTGATCGAGCTGCTGCGGGACGCGGGCGCGGCGGTGACCGTGATCAACAGGGGCTCGACCCCGGCCCCGCCCGGCGTCACCCACCTGCGCTCCGACCGCAACGACGAGGCCGCCCTGCGGGCCGCCCTCGGCGACCGCCGCTTCGACGTGGTGATCGACCAGGTCTGCTACACGCCCGTCCAGGCCGCCATCGCCGCCCGGGTCTTCGCCGGCCGCACCCCGCGCTACCTGCTGACCTCCACCGTCGAGGTCTACGCGGAGCTCGGCCGCCCCGGCGGCCCGGCCCTCCCGGAGTCGGCCTTCGACCCGACCACCTGGCCGGTCGACCTCGAACTCCCCTGGAGCGACCCCGAGTTCTGCGGAGACCACTACGGCGAGGGCAAGCGCCAGGCGGAGGCCCTGCTGACCCGACTGGCCCCCTTCGAGCTGGTCACCGTCCGGACCGCCCATGTGCTCGGCGGCGCCGACTTCACCGGCCGCCTCGCCCACTACGTGGAGCGGATCGGGCAGGGCCACCCGGTGGCCGTCCACCCCGAGCCCCAGCCCGCCACCTTCGTCCACGCCCCGGAGATCGCCGCCTTCCTGGCCTGGGCCGCCACCGCCGCGTTCACCGGCCCGGTCAACGCGGCCTCCCCCGACCCGCTGGACGCACGGGAGTTGAGCACGGTGGTGGGCCGAGTCCTCGGCGCCGAACCCCGGCTCACGGTGCCCCCGACCCCGCCCTCGGACCCGACCCCGACCTCAGCCTCGACCGCGACCCCGGCCTCGGCCTCGGCCTCGGCCGACGAGGAGCTCTCCCCCTTCTCCTTCGAGCACTGCTACGCGATGGACACCACCCGCGCCGCCGAGCTCGGCTTCACCTTCACCCCGGCCGCCACCTGGCTGCCGCTCGCCGTCCGGGAGCTCCACGCATGA